A region of the Streptomyces sp. NBC_00442 genome:
ACGAAGGCATCGCCGAGTGCGAACGCAAGGGCTGGCGCGGCGCACACCTCTCGTTCGGCCTGACGCTGCTCGGCTACATCAAGTTCCACCGCGGCCGGCTCGCCGAGGCCGAGGACCTGGTGCACAGCGGCCTGCGGATCGCCGACCGGGTCGGACAGCAGGTCCCCGCCCAGTGGTTCGCGCTGGGCATCCTCATCGAGATCCTGCTCGCCCGCGGCCGGGTCCAGGAGGCCCAGGAGCTCTCCGACGACTACAACTACGGCCAGGTCGTGCCCAACGCCGTCGTCTACCCCGACTCCGAGACCGTCTACAGCGAGCTCCTCATCGCCCGGGGGCTGCGCACCGACGCCGAGGAACGGCTGCGCGCGGTGGGCCGCAGGCTGGAACCGCGCGGCATGCGCAACCCCATGTGGTGCCCCTGGCGGCCCCTGCTCGCGCAGACCATCGCCCACACCGATCCCGCGGAGGCCGCGGCCGTCGCGCAGGAAGCCGTCGACATCGCCCGGCGCTTCGGCACCCCGGGCGCCATCGGACGCGCCCTGCACGCGGCGGCCAAGGTCACATCGGGCGCCGACAGCCTGGCCCTGATGGCCGAGGCGGTCCGCCAGCTCGAACGCTCACCGGCCGCCTACGAGCTGGCCCAGGCCCTCATCGACCACGGCGCGATGCTCAGCCGGGCCGGCCTGCCCCAGGACGCGGCCGACCTCCTGATGCGCGGTCTGGAGAACGCGGCGCTGTGCGGGGCCGACGCCCTGGCGGCGCGGGCCCGTGAAGAGCTCGCCGCCTCCGGACTTCGCCCGCTGCAGCTGCGTGCCACCGACTCCGACCTGCTGACCTCGCAGGAGAAGGCGGTGGCAGAGCTGGCCGCGCTGGACTGGGAGAACCGGCGTATCGCGGAGGAGCTCGGCTACAAGGAACGCACCGTGGAGCTGCTGCTTTCCGGCGCCTTCCGCAAGCTCGGCACCGACCGCGGCGGCCTGGCGGGGCTCCTGCCCCATCAGGCGCGCGGCTCCGGCATCCGGGGCGTGCCGGGACGCTGAACCGCCCGACGAGGGCCCCGCCTCCTCAGCCCTGTCACGGCCGAGGAGCCGGGGCCCTCGCCCGCGGCGGGCGCCGACCCGCCCAGGGCCCCGGGCCCGGCTCCGCCGACCGGCCCGGGGCACGTACCATTGACGGCATGTCCTTCCTCCGCCGCCGTAGCGCCGCCACTCCCGCGGGCCCGGACTTCGACGTCCTGGCCATGGACCCGGGGGACTGGCCCGGCAACCTGGGCGCCGGACTGCTCCCCGCCCCCGACGGCAGCTGCCAGGGCGTCTTCCTGCGGTACGACCTGTTCGGCGGCCGAGGCCCCGCGATGATCATCGGCAATCTGCCGGAGGGCTCACCGGCCCGCGAGATGGCCGAGGGACAGGTCCCCTTCGAGGTGGCCCAGCTCCTGGTCGCGCTGGAGAACGACGAGCCGATCGAGGTCGTGAGCGCCGAGGACATGCCGGTGATGCAGGGCGACAACCTGCTCATCGTGCGCCGCCTCAAGCTCTCCGAAAGCCGCATCTCCTGCGTGCAGTTCGACCGCAGCGACAACGTCCTCGTCACGATCGCCAGCTGGGACCGGCCGATCACCGACGACCTGTACGCCCTCCTGAAGCCGCTGCCCGCCGAGCTCTTCCAGCAGGGCTGAGCGCGACACACCCGGCGCTCGCGCCCCACGGCCCGGCACCGTCCGTCCACGGTGCCGGGCCGTTCCATGCCCCGGTACGTGAACGCGCCCTGCCCCGGTAGGTGAACACGCCCTGCCCGGCGCCGTGTTGTGCGCTCCGCGCCACCAGCAGGTCACAGCGGCCGCCAGAGGTCTGCGCCACTGACACAAGTCGCGCCACCCGAGAGGTACTTGACGAGGCGTCATCCGAGGCCACACTGTGTCCCGCGCGCATCCGCGCGCCGCCACGGCGAGAGTGCCCCGGCACACCTTTCGGCTGGAAGGGTCGTTCATGACGTCCAAGCAGAGGATCACCCGCGTGCTCGCGACGGCGACGGCCGGCGTCCTGGGCCTCGCCCTGGCGCCCGCGTCGCCCGCGAGCGCGGCCGGAGCCGCCGCCGAATGCCCCCGCGTCCTGAGATGCGACTGGGTCCCGGCTGCCTACCGGCAGACCGGCGACCCGGCCGACAAGGAGACGTACGGCAACTACGACCTGTCCGACCGGCCCCACACCAACAAGATCAAGTACATCGTCCTGCACGACACCGAGGAAACCTTCGACACCACCCTGAAGATCTTCCAGGACCCCACGCGCGCGGCCTCCGCCCACTACGTCGTGCGGTCGAGCGACGGCCACGTCACTCAGATGGTGAAGGACAAGGACGTCGCCTGGCAGGCCGGCAACTGGTACCTCAACTCCGACTCCATCGGCATCGAGCAGGAGGGCTACGCAACCGAGGGCGGCACCTGGTTCACCCCCGCCATGTACCGCTCGACGGCGGCGCTCGTGCGCTACCTCGCCGCCAAGTACGACATCCCGCTCGACCGCCAGCACATCCTGGGCCACGACAACGTGCCGCCGACCACGGCGGGCGGCACCGCGGCGATGCACTGGGACCCGGGGCCGTACTGGGACTGGAACCACTTCATGTCCCTGCTCGGCGCGCCCACCGAACCCACCGGCCGTCCCGGCGGCCAACTGGTCACCGTCAACCCGGTGTTCAAGGACAACCTCCAGGCCTTCCGGGACTGCGAGAAGAACACCGACCTGCCCGCCCAGCCCAGCAGTGCCGTCCCGCTGTACACACAGCCCTCCACCTCCGCACCGCTGTTCGCCGACCCGGGGCTCCACCCGCCCGGCCAGGCCGGCACCAACTGCGCGAGCGACTGGGGCAGCAAGGTCAGTGCCACCCAGCAGGCCGTCGTGGCCGAGCGCAAGCCCGGCTGGACGGCGATCTGGTGGTACGGCCAGGAGGCGTGGTTCCCGACCCCGGCCCACACCCGGGTCACCACCCCCACCGCCGGATACGTCGTCCGCCCCAAGCCGGGCCTGACCGACGTGCCCGTCTACGGAACCGCCTACCCCGCGGCCACCGACTATCCGGCGGACTTCACGGCCCCGCGGGTCAGTGCCCCGCTCGGCTACACGATCAAGGCCGGCCAGTCCTACCCCGGCGGCGGCCAGGCGCCCGCGGGCTACTACTACGCCCCGACGATCGACTCCTCGTACCCCTACGACCACACGTACTTCCCCGGCAGCACCCGCTATGTGACGGTACAGATCGGGCACCGGGTCGCCTTCGTGCGGGCCTCCGACGTCGACATCGTCCGCACGCGCTGAGTCGCGCTCCGGCCGGCGGACTCCTGCCGCCGGGGGCCCCGACGGCGGCGCGGCGCGCGCCCGGTGTACCGCAACCGGGCGCGCGCCGCGCCGTCCTGCCTGTGACGGTCAGCGCGTGCCGACCGCCGCCCGCACCGCCCGCCGCGCCATCGCGCAGTCGTCGTGCAGCCTGCGCAACAGCAGCCGCTGCTGCTCCCCCGCGCAGAGCACACCCGGCGGGGGGTTCTGTGCCGCGCTCGCCGGCGGGGCCTCCCGCATGGTGCGCTGCACCGCCGTCTCGTACGTCCGGATCTCCCGGGTCAGCACGAGCATCAGGTTCACCAGGAAGGCGTCCCTCGACGCGGGTCCCGCGGCCTGCGCCGCCTGGCTGATCCGCCGCCGCTCCATCGGGGCGTCGCCGAGGATCGCCCACAGCGTCGCCAGGTCGTACCCGGGCAGGTACCAGCCCGCGTGCTCCCAGTCGACGAGGACCGGTCCGGTCGGCGAGAGGAGGATGTTGGACAGGAGCGCGTCCCCGTGCGAGAACTGCCAGTCGACCCGGCCCGCGAGGGCCAGACCGTGCACCAGCTTCTGCAGGTCGCTCAGGTCCCGGTCGGTGAAGAGGCCCAGCTCGTGGTAGCGGGTGATCCGCGACCCGTAGTCCAGGGGACGGCCGAACATCTCGGCGGGCGGACGCCAGTCGTTGAGGTGACGGATCGCGCCGAGGGCCGCCCTGACATCGGCGCGCGGCGGGGCCTGGACGGGGTGGCGCGTCAGGGCCGCGGCGCGGCCCGGCATCCGCTCGATCACCAGGGTGCAGTTGTCCGGGTCGGCGGCGATCAGCCGCGGCACCCGCACCGGCGGACGGTGCCGGACGAACGCGCGGTAGGCAGCTATTTCGTGCCGGAACCGCTCGGACCACCCGGGGGAGTGGTCCAGTAAACACTTGGCGACGGCCGTGGTGCGTCCTGTCGTGCCGACGATCAGCACGGAACGTCCGCTGTGCCGCAGCACCTGCACGGCGTTGAACTCGGGACAGATGCGCTGCACCGAGGCGATCGCGATGCGCAGCTGCGACCCCTGCGGGCCGGACAGGTCGATTCTCCCGCTGAGCGGCTGGGTTCCGGTTCCCGTACGGCGCGGCATCCGGCCGGCGCCGTAGGGCGACGGCGCGGCGTGCGTCGGATCCAGGTACGGTCCGCCACCCGCTCCCAGAGGTCGGTAGGGCCGGGGCGGCGCGGACACGGAGGACGATGCTGTGTACATGGGGGTGACAGATCCCTTCGTGTGCCGACAAGGTGCGTGCGCTACCCGTCCCGGTGGCCGAGCCGCACCCTGGGGAATGAGGTCCGGCCCCCGGGTCGGGGTGGCGCTCTCATACCTGACACCCGGCCGCGGGTGGCACACCATCTGGCGTGCCCTGGCGAACCCTGGCGAATAGTCGCGCCGCATCTGACAGGGGGATTACTGTCAACTCAGCCGAGAACCTGGGGGCTTGACGTGAGCGGACAACCCAACACCCGCCTGAACGACCTGTTCGGCCTTGCCGGATGGTCCAAGGGCGAACTCGCGCGCATGGTGAACCGGCAGGCGGCGGCCATGGGCCACCCGCAACTGGCCACCGACACCTCGCGGGTGCGGCGTTGGATCGACATGGGGGAGTCCCCGCGCGATCCGGTGCCCAGGGTGCTGGCGGCGCTGTTCACCGAGCGGCTCGGCCGTGTCGTGACCATCGAGGACCTCGGGTTCGACCGGCACGGGCGCGCTGGAAAGCGGAACGACGTCAGGAACACCAAGAATCCGGACGGCCTTCCGTGGGCGCCCGAACGGACGGCAGCGGTCCTCACCGAATTCACGGGAATGGACCTCATGCTCAACCGACGCGGTCTGGTGGGCGCGGGCGCCGCGCTCGCCTCCGGCTCCGTACTCAGCAGCGCCATGCACGACTGGCTGCACACCGACCCCGTACTCGCGGCCGACGCCCCACGCTTCGACGATCCTCTGCACGCCGATCCCGCCGGGTTCGACCGCTACGAGGCAGCCCCCGTCGGATCGCAGGAGATCGACGCGCTGGAGCGTTCCGTCGACGTCTTCCGCGCCTGGGACGCCTCCCGTGGGGGCGGGCTCCAGCGCAAGGCGGTGGTCGGTCAGCTCAACGAGGTGGGCGGCATGCTCGCCTACCGCCACCCCGACCATCTCCAGCGGCGCCTGTGGGGCGTCGCCGCCAACCTGGCCGTGCTCGCCGGCTGGATGTCCCACGACATCGGTCTGGAGCCGA
Encoded here:
- a CDS encoding N-acetylmuramoyl-L-alanine amidase — translated: MTSKQRITRVLATATAGVLGLALAPASPASAAGAAAECPRVLRCDWVPAAYRQTGDPADKETYGNYDLSDRPHTNKIKYIVLHDTEETFDTTLKIFQDPTRAASAHYVVRSSDGHVTQMVKDKDVAWQAGNWYLNSDSIGIEQEGYATEGGTWFTPAMYRSTAALVRYLAAKYDIPLDRQHILGHDNVPPTTAGGTAAMHWDPGPYWDWNHFMSLLGAPTEPTGRPGGQLVTVNPVFKDNLQAFRDCEKNTDLPAQPSSAVPLYTQPSTSAPLFADPGLHPPGQAGTNCASDWGSKVSATQQAVVAERKPGWTAIWWYGQEAWFPTPAHTRVTTPTAGYVVRPKPGLTDVPVYGTAYPAATDYPADFTAPRVSAPLGYTIKAGQSYPGGGQAPAGYYYAPTIDSSYPYDHTYFPGSTRYVTVQIGHRVAFVRASDVDIVRTR
- a CDS encoding DNA-binding protein NsdB; protein product: MSGQPNTRLNDLFGLAGWSKGELARMVNRQAAAMGHPQLATDTSRVRRWIDMGESPRDPVPRVLAALFTERLGRVVTIEDLGFDRHGRAGKRNDVRNTKNPDGLPWAPERTAAVLTEFTGMDLMLNRRGLVGAGAALASGSVLSSAMHDWLHTDPVLAADAPRFDDPLHADPAGFDRYEAAPVGSQEIDALERSVDVFRAWDASRGGGLQRKAVVGQLNEVGGMLAYRHPDHLQRRLWGVAANLAVLAGWMSHDIGLEPTAQKYFVIAAHAAREGGDRPRAGEALSRAARQMVHLGRPGEALDLMKLAKSGSGEETLPRTRAMLHTIEAWAQASMGRGQAMRRTLGEAEELFVSDKGDVPPPSWMQMFDEADLHGMKALAFRTLAEHDASAAVIAQHHAKQALELREGGRQRSKIFDYISLASACFIADDPEQADRYARLALVSMGETSSHRTWDRLREMYRLTAQFGSHGKIQDLREEIALALPQAPSKRSRSADI
- a CDS encoding aminoglycoside phosphotransferase family protein, whose translation is MYTASSSVSAPPRPYRPLGAGGGPYLDPTHAAPSPYGAGRMPRRTGTGTQPLSGRIDLSGPQGSQLRIAIASVQRICPEFNAVQVLRHSGRSVLIVGTTGRTTAVAKCLLDHSPGWSERFRHEIAAYRAFVRHRPPVRVPRLIAADPDNCTLVIERMPGRAAALTRHPVQAPPRADVRAALGAIRHLNDWRPPAEMFGRPLDYGSRITRYHELGLFTDRDLSDLQKLVHGLALAGRVDWQFSHGDALLSNILLSPTGPVLVDWEHAGWYLPGYDLATLWAILGDAPMERRRISQAAQAAGPASRDAFLVNLMLVLTREIRTYETAVQRTMREAPPASAAQNPPPGVLCAGEQQRLLLRRLHDDCAMARRAVRAAVGTR